The following coding sequences lie in one Takifugu flavidus isolate HTHZ2018 chromosome 4, ASM371156v2, whole genome shotgun sequence genomic window:
- the LOC130523604 gene encoding NACHT, LRR and PYD domains-containing protein 3-like codes for MKPKQRSDLQEVIEGHKMSLKRRCEHVTEGTHEAGSGTLLNKIYTELYITEGQSEEVDTQHEVRQLERTSQKNIQDTPIKCQDIFKVLSEQQRHIRVVLTNGVAGVGKTFSVQKFSLDWAEGLENQDISLVLPLSCRELNLIRDEQHSLLSLLHVSIQHYRRSEQKI; via the exons atgaagcccaaacaaa gaagtgatctgcaggaggtgatagaaggtcataagatgagtctgaagagaagatgtgaacatgtgactgaaggaactcatgaagcaggaagtggaaccctgctgaacaagatctacactgagctctacatcactgagggacaaagtgaggaggtggacacacaacatgaggtgagacagcttgagagaacctcccagaagaacatccaggacactccaatcaagtgccaggacatcttcaaagtcttatctgagcaacagagacacatcagagtggttctgaccaacggtgtcgccggcgttggaaaaaccttctcagtgcagaagttcagtctggactgggcagaaggtttggagaaccaagacatcagtctggtgcttccgctctcatgcagggagctgaacttgatcagagatgagcagcacagtcttctctcactgcttcatgtttccatccaacattacagaagatcagagcagaagatctga